The Methanolacinia petrolearia DSM 11571 genome has a segment encoding these proteins:
- a CDS encoding replication factor C large subunit — protein sequence MLDWVEKYRPKSLGDIVGNNAAVRQLAEWAANWKIGDEPVLIYGKPGIGKTSAVYALAADMNWEVVELNASDDRTKSVIDKIAGSTATTMSLTGASRKLIVFDEADNLHGNADRGGARAILDTIKNSCQPIVLIANDIYGVAKELKSVCIQVQFRSLQARSIVPRLKYICSSEGIKCEENALLDIADESSGDLRSAINMLHAASAGADVSEREVATSSKDERSTIFDLVGAAFKGKDDKRLMSISYEIPDTPETTEQWIEDNLSSIKDPADMALAYRYISKADEFLGDTYRRQYYTLWRYAGAVMLIGTAVSAGGAGVSGRIMPPSRWGRLFRAKKQKGLRDSLFRNLSETYHMPEDTLRDDMLIPLSIIADESPHEFARQNNLDKDELDFFLHDKARSDAVIKDIQKAEKEKAKAEKKKKITKKPASVDPPVVLEQEQNTEPAAEPAVEATEKKEDSSQSTLFDGF from the coding sequence ATGCTGGACTGGGTTGAGAAGTACAGGCCGAAGAGTCTCGGGGATATAGTCGGCAACAATGCCGCAGTCAGGCAGCTGGCCGAATGGGCGGCAAACTGGAAGATCGGGGACGAACCGGTTTTAATATACGGAAAACCCGGTATAGGCAAGACCTCTGCGGTTTATGCACTTGCGGCCGATATGAACTGGGAGGTCGTCGAACTGAACGCGAGCGACGACCGGACGAAATCTGTCATCGATAAGATCGCCGGCTCGACTGCCACCACGATGAGCCTTACCGGGGCGTCGAGAAAACTTATCGTATTCGACGAGGCCGACAACCTTCACGGTAACGCGGACAGGGGCGGGGCCAGGGCGATTCTCGATACGATAAAAAATTCCTGCCAGCCGATCGTCCTTATAGCAAACGATATATATGGTGTTGCAAAGGAGCTCAAATCCGTCTGTATTCAGGTCCAGTTCAGGTCGCTCCAGGCGAGATCGATCGTTCCCCGGCTGAAATATATCTGCTCGTCCGAGGGGATAAAGTGCGAGGAGAATGCTCTGCTGGATATTGCCGATGAGTCATCCGGGGACCTGAGGTCGGCGATAAATATGCTTCATGCGGCTTCGGCAGGTGCGGACGTGAGCGAGAGGGAGGTTGCAACCTCCTCAAAGGACGAGAGATCGACGATCTTCGATCTTGTCGGCGCCGCATTTAAAGGGAAGGATGATAAAAGGCTCATGTCCATCTCGTACGAGATTCCCGACACCCCGGAGACGACCGAGCAGTGGATCGAGGACAATCTTTCGTCGATTAAAGATCCCGCCGATATGGCGCTTGCGTACAGGTATATTTCGAAGGCCGATGAATTCCTCGGGGATACCTACAGGAGACAGTATTACACACTTTGGAGATACGCCGGAGCCGTGATGCTTATCGGAACTGCGGTATCGGCCGGGGGTGCGGGAGTCTCCGGCAGGATAATGCCTCCATCAAGATGGGGAAGGCTGTTCAGGGCGAAGAAGCAAAAGGGTCTCAGGGATTCTCTCTTCAGGAATCTGTCGGAGACCTACCATATGCCCGAGGACACCCTGCGGGACGATATGCTGATACCGCTCTCCATCATCGCAGACGAATCACCCCATGAATTCGCAAGGCAGAATAATCTCGATAAGGACGAACTCGACTTCTTCCTCCATGACAAGGCGAGATCGGATGCAGTAATAAAGGATATTCAAAAGGCGGAAAAAGAAAAGGCAAAGGCGGAGAAGAAGAAAAAAATCACCAAAAAGCCTGCCTCTGTAGATCCTCCTGTCGTTTTGGAGCAGGAACAGAATACCGAACCGGCCGCGGAGCCCGCCGTCGAAGCCACGGAAAAAAAGGAGGACTCGTCCCAGTCGACGCTCTTCGACGGGTTCTGA
- a CDS encoding DNA integrity scanning protein DisA nucleotide-binding domain protein: MNSELLMMQTAADLAAKTGAKAIVSFLSPLEFESGIPVIWVEDLQLDVLKDLTMHDILEVSEKHLNDAAVQIYLAKEFEEGIVVGVFPHALITFDIKDGSSFINVRSFEDIIPRDVMSAVLKVALEISRQGREGRNIGTAFIIGDENKIYTHSYQAIINPYKGQKPEDCNIKNEHNWESIKEFAQLDGVFIVNTEGQIVSAGRYLNINTGTVKLPGGMGGRHLAAAAITMDLPVVGVTVSESGGIVRVFRDGACVLTIRSDIRIR, encoded by the coding sequence GTGAATTCCGAACTTCTTATGATGCAGACTGCGGCTGATCTGGCCGCGAAGACGGGTGCCAAAGCGATCGTTTCCTTCCTCTCTCCACTGGAATTCGAATCCGGTATTCCGGTGATCTGGGTCGAGGATCTCCAGCTCGATGTCCTAAAGGACCTGACCATGCACGATATCCTTGAGGTCTCCGAGAAACATCTCAACGATGCCGCCGTCCAGATATACCTCGCCAAAGAGTTCGAGGAGGGGATTGTCGTCGGAGTCTTCCCGCATGCGTTGATTACGTTCGATATCAAGGACGGGAGTTCGTTTATCAACGTCAGGAGCTTCGAAGATATCATCCCGAGGGATGTGATGTCGGCGGTGCTGAAGGTGGCCCTGGAGATCTCCCGGCAGGGGCGGGAGGGGCGCAATATCGGAACTGCGTTCATCATCGGCGACGAGAACAAGATCTATACCCACTCTTACCAGGCGATTATCAACCCGTACAAGGGGCAGAAGCCGGAGGACTGCAACATCAAGAACGAGCACAACTGGGAGAGCATAAAGGAGTTCGCCCAGCTCGATGGTGTTTTTATCGTAAATACCGAAGGGCAGATCGTCTCGGCGGGAAGGTACCTGAATATCAATACCGGAACGGTGAAGCTTCCGGGCGGAATGGGCGGAAGGCACCTTGCGGCTGCGGCGATTACGATGGATCTCCCTGTGGTGGGTGTTACGGTGTCGGAGTCGGGCGGAATCGTGAGGGTGTTCAGGGACGGGGCCTGTGTCCTGACCATCAGGTCTGATATAAGGATACGTTAA
- the hisG gene encoding ATP phosphoribosyltransferase, with protein sequence MNSDAKPGDVIRLAIPNKGRIADPIIETVEKSGLRIKNSVQRKLISRTSDPEIEVLFARPIDIPEFVADGAADLGITGKDMIMERGSDVEELLDLQSGNANLVLAVPADSDINDPKQLDGLRVATEFSGISKKYFNGLGIDVTLVPVGGACEAAPYLGIADAIIDLTSSGVTLATNNLRVVDEVLRSTTVLIANRDAKERHPEKIAELCLALESVIMARGQCYLMMNVTRPSLEEVKRELPGLSGPTVMDVSSDDNLVAVHAVVKEDHLYSLVGKLKKAGARDILVIPIERMIR encoded by the coding sequence ATGAATTCCGATGCAAAACCGGGTGATGTAATACGTCTCGCCATCCCCAATAAAGGCAGGATTGCCGATCCGATCATCGAAACCGTCGAGAAGAGTGGTCTCAGGATAAAAAACAGCGTCCAGAGGAAGCTTATCTCCAGGACTTCCGATCCGGAGATCGAGGTCCTGTTCGCACGTCCTATCGATATCCCCGAGTTCGTTGCCGACGGTGCGGCCGATCTCGGAATCACCGGAAAGGACATGATCATGGAGAGGGGCTCCGATGTGGAGGAGCTTCTCGATCTCCAGAGTGGAAACGCGAACCTTGTGCTGGCCGTCCCGGCCGACTCCGACATAAACGACCCTAAACAGCTTGACGGTCTCCGCGTCGCGACAGAATTCTCCGGGATCTCAAAGAAATATTTCAACGGTCTCGGGATCGACGTCACGCTCGTTCCGGTGGGGGGCGCCTGCGAGGCGGCACCTTATCTCGGGATCGCCGATGCTATAATCGATCTCACCAGTTCGGGCGTTACTCTCGCCACGAACAATCTCCGCGTAGTCGACGAGGTTCTCAGGTCGACGACCGTTCTCATAGCCAACAGGGATGCGAAAGAGAGACACCCGGAGAAGATCGCGGAGCTGTGCCTCGCTCTCGAGAGCGTGATCATGGCTCGCGGCCAGTGCTATCTCATGATGAACGTCACACGCCCCTCGCTTGAGGAAGTGAAGAGGGAGCTTCCGGGACTTTCCGGGCCTACGGTGATGGATGTCTCGTCGGACGACAATCTCGTGGCGGTTCATGCGGTCGTAAAAGAAGACCATCTCTACTCACTCGTCGGAAAGCTGAAGAAGGCGGGCGCCAGGGACATTCTCGTCATCCCGATCGAACGGATGATCCGTTAA
- the sucD gene encoding succinate--CoA ligase subunit alpha: MIYGDKNTGVIVQGATGRQGAFHIELMNKYAESVGGKGVVAGVTPGRGGQDVHGVPVYNSVREALLEHDASVSVLFVPGFAAGDSIMEAAYNGLDLVVAITEHIPVHDTIKAISYAGLEGCSVIGPNCPGTMSPGELKLGIMPAQLAMRGNVGVISRSGTLTYEVVNELSRAGIGQSTIVGIGGDPVIGETFVDVLERFENDPETKAVVLIGEVGGNLEEEGASYTDLPLVTYIAGVSAPPEKRMGHAGAIVAGGEGDAGSKIRRLESMGITVAEKPSDIPVLIRELL, from the coding sequence ATGATATACGGTGATAAAAATACTGGCGTAATCGTCCAGGGTGCGACCGGAAGGCAGGGAGCCTTCCATATCGAACTGATGAACAAGTACGCTGAATCGGTGGGCGGAAAGGGAGTCGTTGCGGGTGTTACGCCGGGCAGGGGCGGGCAGGATGTCCACGGGGTTCCGGTCTACAACTCGGTAAGGGAAGCCCTCCTCGAACACGACGCATCGGTGAGCGTCCTCTTCGTGCCCGGTTTTGCGGCGGGAGATTCGATCATGGAGGCGGCATACAACGGCCTCGATCTCGTTGTCGCGATTACCGAGCACATTCCGGTTCACGATACGATTAAGGCGATATCATACGCCGGACTGGAAGGATGCAGCGTCATCGGCCCGAATTGTCCGGGAACGATGTCGCCGGGCGAGCTGAAGCTCGGGATCATGCCTGCACAGCTGGCGATGAGAGGCAATGTCGGTGTCATTTCGAGGAGCGGAACCCTGACGTACGAGGTCGTGAACGAGCTCAGCCGTGCGGGAATAGGGCAGAGTACGATCGTCGGGATCGGCGGCGACCCCGTGATCGGCGAGACTTTCGTCGATGTCTTGGAGAGGTTCGAGAACGACCCGGAGACTAAGGCGGTCGTTTTGATCGGTGAGGTCGGCGGGAACCTTGAAGAGGAGGGTGCGTCCTATACCGACCTTCCGCTAGTCACATATATTGCGGGGGTCTCCGCTCCGCCGGAGAAAAGAATGGGTCATGCCGGCGCGATCGTGGCCGGAGGGGAGGGCGACGCGGGGTCCAAGATCCGCCGTCTCGAATCTATGGGGATAACAGTGGCGGAAAAGCCGTCCGACATTCCTGTTCTCATCAGGGAACTTTTATAA
- a CDS encoding methionine adenosyltransferase, whose translation MQRNISVEKLTQTPIEKQQIEIAERKCIGHPDSLADGIAEAVSRALSRKYLEECDAVLHHNTDQGEVVAGESIPKFGGGNVTRPIYILLTGRATKDFQGKTIPTDAIAVEAARNYLRETLQFLDMERDVIVDCRMGVGSSDLRDVFRACGDNPVPHANDTSFGIGHAPFSDLENIILRVSEHIDNNVRPKNPIIGTDVKIMGLRQNNEINLTLCVPMIDRFCGSMDDYVDAVGFIGEEVKKVASGCTDRKVNVWINTGDRVDKGSIFLTVTGTSAEMGDDGSVGRGNRCNGLITPQRPMSMEATSGKNPINHIGKIYNLLSTEIATQCVNEIDGIDDLYVRLLSQIGKPIDQPFVASAQYIAEEECSTSVEKDINSIIDERLADIASITERVIRGELKTF comes from the coding sequence ATGCAGAGAAACATCTCAGTTGAGAAACTTACACAGACACCAATAGAAAAGCAGCAGATAGAGATTGCCGAAAGGAAGTGCATCGGTCATCCCGACAGTCTTGCGGACGGAATCGCGGAGGCGGTATCGAGGGCCCTTTCAAGGAAATACCTTGAAGAATGCGATGCGGTCCTTCACCACAACACAGACCAGGGCGAAGTCGTCGCAGGAGAGTCCATACCGAAATTCGGCGGTGGAAATGTAACAAGGCCTATTTACATCCTACTTACCGGCCGTGCGACGAAGGACTTCCAGGGAAAGACCATCCCCACCGACGCCATTGCAGTCGAGGCAGCCCGCAACTATCTCAGGGAGACGCTCCAGTTCCTCGATATGGAGAGGGACGTAATCGTTGACTGCAGGATGGGAGTCGGGTCGTCAGATCTCCGCGACGTCTTCAGGGCATGCGGCGACAATCCCGTACCTCATGCAAACGACACCTCGTTCGGTATCGGCCACGCACCCTTCAGCGACCTTGAAAACATAATCCTCAGGGTAAGCGAACACATCGACAACAATGTCAGGCCCAAGAACCCCATAATCGGAACTGATGTAAAGATTATGGGACTCCGGCAGAACAACGAGATCAACCTGACGCTCTGCGTCCCGATGATCGACAGGTTCTGCGGCTCGATGGACGACTACGTCGATGCAGTCGGCTTCATAGGCGAAGAAGTAAAGAAGGTTGCATCCGGCTGCACCGACCGTAAGGTCAACGTCTGGATAAACACCGGCGACCGCGTAGACAAGGGAAGCATCTTCCTTACAGTTACCGGAACCTCGGCGGAGATGGGCGACGACGGATCCGTCGGTCGCGGCAACCGCTGCAACGGCCTCATTACTCCACAGAGGCCGATGAGCATGGAGGCAACGAGCGGTAAGAACCCGATAAATCACATAGGAAAGATCTACAACCTTCTCTCGACCGAGATCGCAACGCAGTGCGTAAACGAGATCGACGGAATTGACGATCTCTACGTCCGCCTTCTCTCGCAGATAGGAAAGCCAATCGACCAGCCGTTCGTGGCAAGTGCGCAGTACATCGCCGAAGAAGAGTGCAGCACCTCGGTCGAAAAGGATATCAATTCGATAATCGACGAAAGGCTGGCCGATATCGCGTCAATTACCGAGAGGGTAATCCGCGGTGAATTAAAGACTTTCTAA
- the hisB gene encoding imidazoleglycerol-phosphate dehydratase HisB codes for MRCFEKSRKTKETDISVWIDLDGKGIVKADTGIPFLDHMFDAFGRHGMFDLTIKAKGDLDVDCHHTVEDIGIVLGKAIGEAIGDGKGIARFSHTAVPMDESIAYVTLDCGGRAYLVMNGSLGEYPVSGIPGDLLEHFFYSLCSNADITAHIAFEGKNAHHKCEAVFKAFGVALRAATRVDPDKGIPSTKGQL; via the coding sequence ATGAGATGCTTTGAAAAGTCGAGGAAGACGAAAGAGACTGATATTTCCGTATGGATTGATCTTGACGGAAAAGGGATTGTGAAGGCGGATACCGGAATTCCGTTCCTCGATCACATGTTCGACGCGTTCGGAAGGCACGGCATGTTCGACCTGACGATAAAGGCGAAAGGGGATCTCGACGTGGACTGCCACCACACCGTCGAGGATATAGGGATCGTCCTGGGCAAGGCTATAGGCGAAGCGATAGGCGACGGGAAGGGGATTGCGAGATTCTCCCACACGGCAGTCCCCATGGATGAATCGATAGCCTACGTTACCCTCGACTGCGGCGGTCGGGCTTACCTGGTGATGAACGGTTCGCTCGGCGAGTACCCGGTATCCGGCATACCCGGAGACCTTCTGGAGCATTTCTTCTACAGTCTCTGCTCGAATGCGGATATCACCGCTCACATAGCATTCGAGGGAAAAAATGCCCACCACAAGTGCGAGGCTGTCTTCAAGGCCTTCGGTGTCGCCCTGAGAGCGGCTACGAGAGTAGATCCCGACAAGGGAATACCGAGTACAAAAGGACAACTCTGA
- a CDS encoding methanogenesis marker 2 protein — translation MEKKCSTEQIAQVVREYAGVTRKRAIGEIIQSLRIESDNVIVSFGEDAALIKNNEDGLLLAADGIWSMLMEADPYWAGFCSVLVNVHDIAAMGGTPLAMVDILSVQDENICHDVLRGMADASRKFGVPIVGGHLHPDSQFSAVDVAILGTVKPDEAIFSHTAKEGDRIIAAFDLDGRVHPSCALNWDTATLRDTETLRSQIRMMKTLGERRLVTAGKDISNPGVIGTLGMLLETSKKGASISLSKIPRPDLAKAGIDFYHWVRMYPGMGFILTAEEKNVAEIIRLFSEVGITAADIGEINNTNLLTVKYGDMESEVFDLGEEGIMHLFI, via the coding sequence GTGGAGAAAAAATGTTCCACTGAGCAGATAGCACAGGTAGTGCGCGAATATGCAGGAGTCACGAGGAAACGTGCGATCGGAGAGATTATCCAGTCTCTGCGAATAGAATCAGACAATGTTATCGTGTCCTTCGGGGAAGATGCCGCCTTAATAAAAAATAATGAAGATGGCCTTCTTCTTGCTGCAGACGGGATCTGGAGTATGCTGATGGAGGCCGATCCTTATTGGGCCGGGTTCTGCTCAGTCCTTGTCAACGTGCACGATATTGCGGCGATGGGAGGGACACCTCTTGCGATGGTCGACATTCTCTCCGTTCAGGACGAAAATATCTGCCACGATGTTCTCCGGGGAATGGCCGACGCCTCCAGAAAGTTCGGTGTCCCGATAGTCGGAGGACACCTCCACCCCGACTCTCAGTTTTCCGCCGTCGACGTTGCGATACTTGGAACGGTAAAACCCGACGAGGCGATCTTCTCCCATACGGCAAAGGAGGGAGACAGGATAATCGCTGCATTCGATCTCGACGGCCGGGTCCATCCTTCCTGCGCCCTGAACTGGGACACTGCAACACTCCGTGACACCGAAACTCTCCGCAGCCAGATAAGGATGATGAAGACCCTGGGCGAACGCCGTCTCGTTACCGCAGGAAAGGACATCAGCAACCCCGGTGTAATAGGCACTCTAGGAATGCTCCTTGAGACAAGCAAAAAAGGAGCGTCCATAAGCCTTTCAAAGATCCCGAGACCCGACCTCGCAAAGGCCGGCATCGATTTTTATCACTGGGTGCGGATGTACCCCGGAATGGGCTTCATTCTCACGGCCGAGGAGAAGAACGTCGCAGAGATTATCAGGCTCTTCTCCGAAGTAGGCATTACGGCCGCAGATATCGGCGAGATAAATAATACAAACCTTCTCACTGTAAAATACGGCGATATGGAAAGCGAGGTTTTCGATCTCGGTGAAGAAGGAATCATGCACCTCTTCATCTGA
- a CDS encoding histone family protein, with amino-acid sequence MANDLPIAAVVRIAKKNGAERVGSDAAQAIVDAAEAYIANLTKEASKYAQHAGRKTIKKEDVDMAVNA; translated from the coding sequence ATGGCGAATGATCTACCAATTGCAGCAGTTGTAAGAATTGCAAAGAAGAATGGAGCAGAGAGAGTAGGCAGCGATGCCGCACAGGCAATCGTTGACGCAGCAGAGGCATACATTGCAAACCTCACAAAAGAGGCATCAAAGTACGCCCAGCATGCAGGCCGCAAGACGATCAAGAAAGAAGATGTTGACATGGCAGTCAACGCCTGA
- the mtxX gene encoding methanogenesis marker protein Mmp4/MtxX, protein MHIGIGIDKNAGRVMESLTSASKSNRITIFSKTGIPGTPYDIVVSDNAEEELVKALYEGRIDAAVRGTLPANAVMKLLKKYGNVKSLKRIALLETQSGTRFLLAPVGVDEGWTREEKVDFVGYAREIASALGMNEKTAILSGGRLGDIGRHPVVDKTIEDAEAVAEGTGSDHMEILIEDAVKDHGIIIAPDGISGNLVFRTLALLGGGRAHGAPVANLSRIFVDTSRASYDYSNAVFLASALADYKQKTF, encoded by the coding sequence ATGCATATCGGCATCGGAATAGATAAAAATGCAGGGAGAGTGATGGAATCGCTCACCAGTGCATCGAAGAGCAACAGGATCACCATTTTTTCTAAGACCGGCATTCCAGGCACGCCTTACGATATAGTTGTCAGTGACAATGCCGAAGAGGAACTCGTCAAAGCATTGTATGAGGGACGGATCGACGCCGCCGTCAGGGGGACGCTTCCGGCCAACGCCGTAATGAAACTCCTGAAAAAGTACGGAAACGTGAAATCGCTGAAACGGATCGCACTCCTCGAGACGCAGTCGGGAACAAGGTTCCTCCTCGCACCGGTCGGAGTCGACGAAGGCTGGACAAGGGAAGAGAAAGTAGATTTCGTAGGCTACGCAAGAGAGATCGCATCTGCACTCGGAATGAACGAAAAGACTGCAATACTCTCAGGAGGGCGTCTTGGGGACATCGGAAGGCACCCTGTCGTCGACAAAACTATCGAGGATGCCGAGGCCGTTGCGGAAGGGACAGGTTCCGATCACATGGAGATCCTGATCGAGGATGCAGTCAAAGATCATGGCATAATAATCGCGCCGGATGGCATCTCCGGCAACCTTGTCTTCAGGACTCTTGCACTTCTCGGAGGAGGGCGGGCACACGGTGCTCCGGTGGCAAATCTCAGCAGGATCTTTGTAGATACTTCGCGCGCCTCCTATGATTATTCAAATGCCGTTTTTCTCGCTTCAGCATTGGCCGATTACAAACAAAAGACATTTTAG
- a CDS encoding succinate--CoA ligase subunit beta, giving the protein MKLLEYEAKDIFKKYGIPVAKGFVVKKTDCDGTGGKINSGIKECELGDEVVIKAQVEVGGRGKAGGVVICPAGDAPEKAAAMFAKDIKGVLVDTILVEEKLPITGEYYVSITLDRSKKAPVILFSAEGGVEIEETAKNNPGALHRVRVSPMLDDIPDFMMRELVRDAPKELAPVIKSLYRVFCKSDAILAEINPLVTTGKGVYAADAKIIVDDNALGRQGITVNRDLTERERLAEDLGFSYVELEGNIGVIGNGAGLTMSTLDMIEYFGGKAANFLDVGGGADRGRVCSAVKLVSGMDGVKVIVVNLLGGITRCDEVAAGIVEAGVSQQVVVRLAGTNEAEGKKILSEKGYRMLGSMEEVVKFAVEEAD; this is encoded by the coding sequence ATGAAGCTTTTGGAATACGAGGCCAAGGATATTTTTAAAAAATACGGAATCCCGGTAGCGAAGGGTTTTGTCGTAAAAAAAACCGACTGTGACGGAACGGGCGGAAAAATAAATTCCGGGATAAAAGAATGCGAACTCGGAGACGAGGTCGTCATCAAGGCCCAGGTGGAAGTCGGCGGAAGGGGCAAGGCTGGCGGGGTCGTGATCTGTCCTGCGGGCGATGCACCCGAGAAAGCGGCCGCGATGTTTGCAAAGGATATCAAAGGCGTCCTTGTCGACACGATCCTCGTAGAGGAGAAGCTCCCGATAACGGGCGAATATTATGTGAGCATCACTCTCGACCGGTCCAAAAAGGCGCCTGTGATCCTCTTCTCGGCCGAAGGCGGAGTGGAGATCGAGGAGACGGCGAAGAATAATCCCGGTGCACTCCACAGGGTCAGGGTCTCCCCGATGCTCGACGATATCCCGGACTTCATGATGAGGGAGCTTGTCAGGGACGCCCCGAAGGAGCTTGCTCCTGTAATAAAGTCGCTCTACCGTGTCTTCTGCAAAAGCGATGCTATCCTCGCTGAGATCAACCCGCTTGTAACGACTGGGAAGGGAGTTTATGCGGCGGATGCGAAGATCATCGTCGACGACAACGCTCTCGGCAGGCAGGGGATCACGGTCAATCGCGACCTGACGGAACGCGAGAGGCTGGCTGAGGATCTCGGTTTCTCATACGTCGAGCTTGAAGGAAACATCGGCGTTATAGGAAACGGGGCCGGACTTACGATGTCCACCCTTGATATGATCGAGTATTTCGGCGGCAAGGCTGCGAACTTCCTTGATGTCGGCGGCGGAGCGGACCGGGGAAGGGTTTGCAGTGCAGTGAAGCTTGTCTCGGGAATGGACGGCGTGAAGGTCATCGTCGTCAACCTCCTCGGCGGAATTACGAGATGCGACGAGGTGGCCGCCGGGATCGTTGAGGCGGGGGTCTCCCAGCAGGTCGTCGTCCGTCTTGCAGGAACAAACGAGGCCGAGGGCAAAAAGATCCTCTCGGAGAAGGGGTACAGGATGCTCGGGTCGATGGAAGAGGTTGTAAAGTTCGCGGTAGAGGAGGCGGACTGA
- the hisA gene encoding 1-(5-phosphoribosyl)-5-[(5-phosphoribosylamino)methylideneamino]imidazole-4-carboxamide isomerase — protein sequence MKVFPAVDILGGRCVQLVQGKKDCRTEYGAPLDCAKRWIDEGADRLHIVNLDGAFGSAGSNAELIRELVRETGAYVQLGGGIRSVEDASGWLDTGVDRVILGTLATEHPEAVTEVSDLFGKERVVAGVDARGGQVVVKGWENSAGDYIEWAKRFEEAGAGALLFTNVDVEGLQKGIDPVPVERLVKATSLPVIVAGGISSPEDVVKIKKIGADGIVLGSALYSGRISLGAAMEVSK from the coding sequence ATGAAGGTTTTTCCTGCTGTGGATATACTAGGCGGCAGGTGCGTGCAGCTCGTCCAGGGAAAGAAGGACTGCCGGACCGAGTACGGCGCACCGCTTGACTGTGCGAAGCGATGGATAGACGAGGGTGCGGATCGCCTCCATATAGTCAATCTCGACGGGGCGTTCGGGAGTGCGGGGAGCAACGCGGAGCTGATCCGCGAACTCGTCAGGGAGACCGGGGCCTACGTCCAGCTCGGAGGGGGCATCAGGAGCGTCGAGGATGCCTCCGGGTGGCTCGATACCGGTGTGGACAGGGTAATCCTCGGTACGCTCGCGACAGAGCATCCTGAGGCCGTTACCGAGGTCTCCGATCTCTTTGGGAAGGAGAGGGTCGTTGCGGGTGTCGATGCCCGCGGCGGCCAGGTCGTCGTGAAGGGCTGGGAGAATTCGGCCGGCGACTACATCGAGTGGGCGAAGAGGTTCGAAGAGGCGGGTGCGGGAGCCCTTCTCTTCACTAACGTCGATGTCGAGGGACTACAGAAAGGAATCGATCCGGTTCCGGTGGAAAGACTTGTGAAGGCCACATCCCTTCCGGTAATCGTCGCAGGCGGTATCTCCTCGCCTGAGGACGTAGTAAAGATAAAGAAGATTGGAGCAGATGGAATAGTACTGGGTTCTGCTCTTTACAGCGGGAGGATCAGCCTCGGGGCTGCCATGGAGGTTTCCAAATGA
- a CDS encoding carboxypeptidase-like regulatory domain-containing protein: protein MNKIKTISIGILLLLLLSSAPASASSGGSDQPLSINITSPENGTSFNSDVVPHEVRVIADISSKYAIANITVDSGWETVEAGPSSHIEESVHVESGGENSIVVTVTDEKGNSVSETTTFTIITGPPLSPGYTIQYAVYGEVTDPEGEPLQDCRVTINSSVWLDFNNVPLGSTSMTDTSGNYLIENVYGPELMITADKEGFRRYRSVESFDNTSVEFNIVMVPEEKESPGFGFITGISGIAFAAICVIFIHAGNRAQRSLEK, encoded by the coding sequence ATGAATAAAATCAAAACAATTAGCATAGGAATACTGCTATTGCTGCTCCTTTCATCCGCCCCGGCTTCTGCGTCATCCGGCGGGTCCGATCAGCCCTTATCGATCAACATCACCTCACCGGAAAACGGAACGAGTTTCAACAGCGACGTCGTTCCCCATGAGGTCAGGGTCATCGCCGACATCTCCTCAAAGTATGCGATTGCAAACATAACCGTCGACAGCGGTTGGGAGACCGTTGAAGCCGGTCCCTCCTCTCATATTGAAGAGTCCGTCCACGTGGAAAGCGGTGGGGAAAATTCTATTGTTGTCACAGTCACGGACGAAAAAGGCAATTCGGTATCCGAAACAACTACATTTACAATAATTACCGGACCGCCGCTTTCGCCCGGATATACAATCCAATATGCGGTATACGGAGAGGTCACGGACCCGGAGGGTGAACCGCTGCAGGATTGCCGGGTGACGATAAACTCATCAGTCTGGCTCGATTTTAACAACGTTCCTTTAGGATCAACCAGCATGACAGATACCAGTGGCAATTACCTGATCGAAAATGTCTACGGCCCTGAGCTTATGATTACGGCGGACAAAGAAGGCTTCAGGCGGTATAGAAGTGTAGAGAGTTTCGACAACACCAGCGTCGAATTCAACATCGTCATGGTGCCGGAGGAAAAAGAGTCGCCCGGTTTCGGTTTTATCACAGGAATTTCCGGGATCGCTTTTGCGGCCATTTGTGTGATATTTATCCACGCAGGAAACAGAGCACAGAGATCCCTTGAAAAATAA